The Flavobacterium sp. CBA20B-1 genome includes the window CAATGGAAAGAAGATTTGGAAGAAGATTTAGCTATTATTAATCAATTGATGGATAAAACGAACCTGATAAAACCTGCATTAGATTTAAAACTACAAACTTTAATACAATCCATTGAAAATAAAATTGAAAAACCACTTAATCCCGACAATAAAAAAGTAATTATTTTTACTGCTTTTGCCGATACAGCTGATTACTTGTACGACAATATAAGTAAACATTTTAAAGCCAAAAGTAATATTCAATCTACCTTGATTACAGGATCAAGAAGAGTAGCAACAACGAAAACTATTCCAACGGAGTTGAATGCTTTGTTGACTTGTTTTTCTCCAAAATCAAAAGGAAAAGATTTGCTTTTCCCCACCATCAATGAAGAAATAGATATTTTGATAGCAACCGATTGTATCTCTGAAGGACAGAATTTACAAGATTGTGATTATTTGATAAATTACGATATCCACTGGAATCCAGTACGTATTATTCAACGTTTTGGTCGTATCGATCGTATTGGGTCAATAAATGATACCATTACTTTAGTTAATTTTTGGCCAGACATTACTTTAGATAGCTATATAAATCTAAAACAACGTGTTGAAGATCGTATGATGATTTCTGATATGGCAAGTACAGCCGATGATAATATCCTGAAAGAAAATCAAAAGGATTTAGAGTATAGAAAATTACAATTACAAAAATTACAAGATGAAGTAACTGATTTAGAAGATCTGCGTGAAGGAATCGATATTACCGATTTAGGTTTGAATGATTTTAGAATTGATTTGTCCAATTTTATCAAAGAATATGGAGAAATGTCGGATATTCCAGAAGGAATTCATGCTGTGGTACCATCAACCGAAATTCTAAAACCCGGCGTAATATATGTATTGAAAAATATGAATGAAAACATCAATATTAATAAACTCAATCGTTTGCATCCCTTTTATTTAGTTTATATCGATCAGGTAGGTAAATTATTATTTAATCATATTGATTCTAAGAAAATATTGGATGCCGTTAGAATGTTGTGCAAAGGTGTTAAAGAGCCTATCACGGCATTGTGCGAAAAAATGAATTTAGAAACTGATGAATATCACAATATGTCTGAATATTCTGATTTACTTAAGAAATCCATTGGAACAATATTGGAAACAGAAGAAGAAAAAGAAGTCTTAAGTTTATTCAAATCAGGTGGTACAAACCTGATGAAGGATAAGTTCAAAGGAATTGAAGATTTTAAATTAATCTCATTTTTGATTGTAAAATAAACGCATTATTTAATATGTTTCATCTTCCTCAAAACACCAAAATTCAGAAAGTAATCCCTAAAAACGCTTTTGATAACTATACCAACACAAAACAAAAGAAGTCGTTTACAGATAAAGTTCAACGTATTACCTGGGCAAATAAAATTGCGTTTGATACGGTAAACCTTAATGGAATTGATGTTTCAGAAATTCAACTCTTTAAAATTTTACTAAAAGAAAAAACAGTTATTAAAGATTTACTTTCAATTATAGAAAAATCAATTCCTTATCATATTATTTTTTGGATAGAATTTGGCGATGAATTTTATATTTCAACTTCTGTCAAGCATCTACATCCTCAAAACGAAGATGTAGCTGTTATTGATTATACATTTACCTCTGGCTGGAAATCAATTGAAAGTAACAACTATCAAATTGAGTTAAAAAATAATTTAGATTGGGTTTTTAAAAACTTTTGTGATCAATTGAAATCTATTGATATAGACACAAAATCTATAAATGAATTAATTGAAAAACAAAAAATCAACGATGCCATTTTGAAAGAAATTAAAAAGCTAAAATCTGAAATAGAGAGATGTAAACAGTTTAATAAAAAAGTTGAATTGAATTTGAAATTGAAAGAACTTCAATCAATTTTATAATTTATTGACAATGAATACAACGACTCAAATAGAAAATGCTTTAAAGGCGATCAACCAAGCTAGTTTTCAAACCTTAATTAATCACTTATTATATTTACAAGTAAACAAATATGTTGGTGCTCCAGGTGCAGCAATTGGTAAAGAAAAAACAAGCAAGGGAACTCCGGATTCTTATTTTATAAATGAAGATAAATACATTTTTGTTGAATGTACAACTCAGGAAAAAGTAGACAAATCAAAATCATTTTTTGATAAACGTGTAAAAGACATTGACCACTGCTTCAAAGGAGATGCAACAACAATAAGTAAAGAAAAAATTGAAAAAGTAATTTTAACCTGCAATGAAAAGGTTGGTGTAGAAGAGTTTAATTTGAAAATTTCAATAATAACGAATTTCATGTTACCACCGAATTAACTTGTAAATCGGGTGATGAGGAGTTTCGACCTGATATTACGGTTTTAATCAATGGAATGCCTTAGGCTTTTATTGAAGTAAAAAAACCGCATAACCAAGAAGGTGTTATCAAAGAAAGAACCCGAATTAACGAGCGTTTTACTAATAAGTATTTTAGACGATTCGCTAATATTACCCAGTTATTGGTTTTTTCTAATAACATGGAATATCAAGATGGAATTGTAGAACCAATTTTTGGTGCTTTTTACGTTACACCAGCTTACTGTCAAGTTTCGTTCAATTATTTTAGAGAGGATGCCGATTACCCTGTGCAACAGAAACTAAAAGAGGTTGACGAAAAAACAGAAAATGATTTACTGAAAGATAACATTTTGATTGTTATTAAAAATAGTCCAGAATACATTACCAATAAACAATCGAATACGCCAACCAATAGAATTTTGACTTCTTTGTTTAG containing:
- a CDS encoding DUF4391 domain-containing protein; translation: MFHLPQNTKIQKVIPKNAFDNYTNTKQKKSFTDKVQRITWANKIAFDTVNLNGIDVSEIQLFKILLKEKTVIKDLLSIIEKSIPYHIIFWIEFGDEFYISTSVKHLHPQNEDVAVIDYTFTSGWKSIESNNYQIELKNNLDWVFKNFCDQLKSIDIDTKSINELIEKQKINDAILKEIKKLKSEIERCKQFNKKVELNLKLKELQSIL